One window of the Rhodohalobacter sp. SW132 genome contains the following:
- a CDS encoding ring-cleaving dioxygenase, whose protein sequence is MTKHQKGIHHITALSGDARRNAEFYVKSLGMRLVKKSVNQDDPGTYHLFYGNAEGSPGSGLTFFPWPMAQQGKPGLGEAVKVALAVPSGSMDYWVERFGEVGIDFDGPYDRFGQQAIGFKDPDLMKLELVFDEKVDELPGWDKGTVPAENGIRGFRGTTLRLNEHQATADVLKNLFQFEETDQKDNAWHYTTDAPIGGSVIIVKGESKPSANGRGIIHHVAFRAEDDEELKSLRGKVIDMGLNPSQVIDRHWFHSVYFRSPGGVLFEIATDGPGYDVDEDPDKLGQKLILPPWLESKREQIEQRLPEIDV, encoded by the coding sequence ATGACAAAACATCAAAAAGGAATACATCACATTACAGCACTTTCCGGCGATGCCAGACGCAATGCGGAATTCTATGTGAAATCACTGGGAATGCGATTAGTAAAAAAATCTGTCAACCAGGATGACCCGGGTACTTATCATCTGTTTTATGGAAATGCAGAAGGGTCACCGGGTTCTGGTTTAACATTCTTTCCCTGGCCGATGGCGCAACAAGGTAAACCCGGTCTGGGCGAAGCTGTGAAAGTTGCACTTGCTGTCCCATCCGGCTCAATGGACTATTGGGTGGAACGTTTTGGTGAAGTGGGGATCGATTTTGATGGTCCCTATGACCGGTTTGGTCAGCAGGCGATCGGTTTTAAAGATCCCGACCTGATGAAGCTGGAGCTTGTTTTTGACGAGAAGGTTGACGAGTTGCCGGGCTGGGACAAAGGAACGGTTCCAGCAGAAAACGGCATCCGGGGATTCCGGGGAACTACTCTTCGATTGAATGAGCATCAGGCTACGGCCGATGTGCTGAAAAACCTCTTTCAGTTTGAGGAAACCGATCAAAAAGATAATGCATGGCATTACACGACGGATGCTCCTATTGGCGGATCTGTCATCATCGTAAAAGGGGAGTCTAAACCGTCGGCCAATGGCCGTGGAATTATTCACCATGTCGCTTTTCGGGCTGAAGATGATGAAGAGCTGAAAAGTTTGCGCGGGAAAGTAATTGATATGGGGCTGAACCCATCCCAGGTAATTGATCGCCATTGGTTCCACTCGGTCTATTTCAGATCTCCGGGCGGAGTTCTTTTTGAAATTGCAACCGACGGCCCGGGCTATGATGTGGATGAGGATCCCGATAAGCTTGGTCAAAAGCTGATTCTTCCCCCATGGCTTGAATCGAAACGTGAACAGATCGAACAGCGATTGCCTGAGATTGATGTTTGA
- a CDS encoding GNAT family N-acetyltransferase — MDIQHKSGETKGEFYIEKSGAVKGKITYSKLGNTQLIIDHTEVADDLRGEDMGRTLVEHAVNYARRNNLKIIPLCPFAKSIIERDKSLQDVLRK, encoded by the coding sequence ATGGACATTCAACACAAAAGTGGTGAGACAAAAGGAGAGTTTTATATAGAAAAAAGTGGTGCTGTTAAAGGTAAAATCACCTACTCAAAACTGGGTAATACTCAATTAATCATAGATCATACTGAAGTAGCCGATGATTTACGAGGTGAGGATATGGGAAGAACGCTGGTTGAACACGCAGTGAATTATGCCCGGAGAAACAATCTGAAAATTATACCACTTTGCCCGTTTGCCAAATCCATTATAGAACGGGATAAGTCGCTCCAGGATGTGCTCAGGAAATGA
- a CDS encoding Crp/Fnr family transcriptional regulator yields MFDQLYKSIHEHVSLSDDEWGLCKNSFRPKRMLKRQFLLQEGDVCRELTFVEKGALYSYNVDSSGNKHVIRFAFDGWWMANLQSFFTGKPTRLNIEVLEDSELLVLDKDNHEKLIEEIPAYERYHRIIVQNAYIAIQQRVENALGLTAEEKYAYLIDQNPEFINRVPLNLVASYLGITPETLSRVRGNFDR; encoded by the coding sequence ATGTTTGATCAACTCTATAAAAGCATTCATGAACACGTTTCACTATCCGATGATGAGTGGGGGCTGTGCAAAAACAGTTTCCGTCCAAAACGGATGCTGAAAAGACAATTTCTGCTTCAGGAGGGAGATGTTTGCAGAGAGCTGACTTTTGTGGAAAAAGGGGCACTGTATTCCTATAACGTTGATTCATCAGGCAATAAACATGTAATTCGATTTGCATTTGATGGGTGGTGGATGGCAAACCTGCAAAGCTTTTTCACCGGTAAACCAACACGATTAAATATCGAGGTACTTGAAGACAGTGAGCTTCTGGTACTTGATAAAGATAATCATGAAAAGTTAATTGAAGAGATACCAGCGTATGAACGCTATCATCGGATTATTGTTCAGAATGCATATATAGCCATCCAGCAGCGTGTGGAAAATGCGTTGGGTCTTACCGCTGAAGAAAAGTATGCCTACCTGATAGATCAAAATCCTGAATTTATAAATCGTGTGCCGTTAAACCTGGTGGCGTCTTACCTGGGCATAACTCCGGAGACACTGAGCAGAGTGCGTGGAAATTTTGATCGATAA
- a CDS encoding putative quinol monooxygenase, with protein sequence MANKYLLHGKLSAKPGHRDELTNILLDASKLVSTAKGCKLYVIGTDQNYPDTVFVTEIWDTKEDHENSLHVEGVKELIMKVMPILDVQPRKGQELEILGGAGI encoded by the coding sequence ATGGCAAACAAGTACTTACTGCACGGAAAACTATCTGCAAAACCAGGGCATCGGGATGAACTTACAAATATCTTATTAGACGCATCCAAACTTGTATCCACCGCAAAAGGCTGTAAACTTTATGTGATTGGGACGGACCAAAATTATCCAGACACTGTATTTGTAACTGAGATTTGGGATACGAAGGAAGACCACGAGAATTCACTCCATGTTGAAGGAGTTAAAGAACTCATCATGAAAGTAATGCCTATTTTGGACGTTCAACCAAGGAAAGGCCAGGAACTTGAAATATTGGGTGGTGCAGGAATATAA
- a CDS encoding SDR family oxidoreductase gives MNKILLAGSTGYLGSFILKELLNRGYATRTITRNEKKLPKPVTENNRLEIVKAELTVPKSIKNCCRNVDTVISTVGITNQKDGLTYMDVDYQANLNLLEEAKRSGVKKFIYVSVLKGDQLTHLKICEAKEKFVSAVRNSGLDYCIIRPNGFFSDMGEFYEMAKKGRVYLFGNGEYKANPIHGADLAEICVNAIQSTDKEISVGGPQTLTHNQIAKIAFSVASKKPKITYIPDGIRKAVLFLLRSFTNSKIYGPIEFFMTVLSMDLIAPEYGTRTLKKYFEELKSAHNQTDSTDQI, from the coding sequence AGTTTCATACTTAAAGAACTTTTGAACAGAGGGTATGCAACACGAACAATTACACGCAATGAAAAGAAATTGCCGAAACCTGTTACTGAAAATAACCGATTGGAAATTGTAAAAGCCGAATTAACGGTTCCAAAATCGATTAAAAACTGTTGTCGAAATGTAGATACGGTTATTTCAACAGTTGGTATTACCAATCAAAAAGACGGGTTAACCTATATGGATGTTGATTACCAGGCAAACCTAAACTTACTTGAAGAAGCAAAACGCAGCGGGGTAAAAAAATTTATATATGTATCCGTTTTAAAGGGAGATCAATTAACACACCTTAAAATCTGCGAAGCTAAAGAAAAATTCGTTTCGGCAGTAAGAAATTCCGGATTGGATTACTGTATCATTCGCCCAAACGGATTTTTCTCTGATATGGGGGAATTTTATGAAATGGCCAAAAAAGGAAGAGTTTATTTGTTTGGAAACGGTGAGTACAAAGCAAATCCAATCCACGGGGCTGACCTTGCTGAAATTTGCGTAAATGCCATACAATCTACTGATAAAGAAATTTCCGTTGGCGGACCACAAACATTAACCCACAACCAAATTGCTAAGATTGCTTTTTCAGTCGCCAGCAAGAAGCCTAAAATCACTTACATTCCTGACGGGATAAGAAAAGCCGTTTTGTTTTTATTGAGAAGCTTCACAAATAGCAAAATTTATGGCCCGATTGAGTTTTTTATGACTGTTTTATCAATGGACTTAATTGCACCTGAATATGGAACCCGTACGTTGAAAAAATATTTTGAAGAACTAAAATCGGCACACAATCAAACAGATAGTACCGATCAAATTTGA